In Nicotiana tabacum cultivar K326 chromosome 10, ASM71507v2, whole genome shotgun sequence, the DNA window AAGTGAAGATTTTTGGATCGGTTTCGAATTTTGAATTGGCTTAGGCGTTCGGCATTTATTTGGCTGAAATGGTATAAAATGCTTTGGAAACTATATGCTGATTGATGTATTAATTTATGTATTCCTCGAACTGTACGCTAAAATAAAAAAGGTTGGACTCAACATATCCTTGTTGCATATTTACAACCAAAAATAGGCTGTTCAAGAGAATCCCAAAATCAATTCCAACCACTTTAGAAGCTAAATTATTGATtgaagaattaactcaaatagtCGGTTAGTCGgtcaatatataatatatatataatttatgtattacatcggtataattatgtataatcaatatataattaatatatatgactagaaaaagtaaacaattaatATGATCGGCTATTTGGATAAAGATCTCACTTTATTTGATAAGCTGTGATATgagattttttttaagaaaaaggaGTATTATCTACTTCTTACCTCCTACTATGATAGTGGTTTGACTGGGTAcaatatgttttaaaaaatattttttaagtttatgatttaaaataagtcaatatatttatataattataaattattttattaagaataaaataaaaaatttaaacttaagttatttttaaatataaaaaatattacatttttaGAATAATTTAAAAAACATTgcatcacataaattgagacaaATTGAGTTCAATCTTGCAGCACACTTTCTTACTCCTATTCATCTTGTAGTACACTTTCCTACTACTCAATTAAATCTTCCTTCAAAagcatattttgaatttttgataaaggAGTTGGCTGGAATTTGAAAAATCAAGTAGCTAAAATAATTGGTTATACTTGAGTCGAAGTTATACACTTGAAACTGATAAAATTTGTTTATATttctatttgatttttatttacaTATTTACTAAACTGATGGAGTgaatttgatttttttcctttttagtaaaATCATTACCATATTAACACTCCTGCCCGAAAGAAGAGGCAAATAAGAAAATCTATGCTTTTGTCCTGCTTTccataaaaatattaataagaTATGTGCTTGATATTATCACTAATAAATTATGGAAACATTGATGGAGCCAGAAACATCGAGTCGTATTTTTATTAAGGGAATTCTAAAAAATAGGTTAGATCAAGCTTCTATTTCAAGTTTAGAGAATTCAACCCTAAAATTTATcatgtattttattatttttagcttaTAATATTCATGTATAATAAGTGAATATTTTGAGCAAGGAATTTTATTTGAACCCCTTGCTTGAGGTAGTTCCGCCTTTATATGGAAATTGAGCATGTTTATAGGGAAGTAAACAATGTGACGGACACTTCAGCCATGTTCGGCATGAACTTAGCTGTTTTAAATGCTTTCTATAAGGACTTTTTGGGAACTCTAATAGCAAGAATAGTCCCGTCTTATAATAACTCTTTCTAACTTCTATTaaatataagtatatatataaatacttgtccttataagaaagaaaaaaattcatCTTGTACATTGTATTtcataatttataaaatattctATTTTACAAAATATTGATCAAGCATCTAGCACATTTTTGTATTATTGGTATTTGTAGTTGCTGCCATCTACATTATAGTTTCCCACAAATAGAGtaattaagagcccgtttggccaagctgccaaAAACTACTTATTTTGAAAAGCGTTTTTATTCAAAAGTACTTtatgaaaaaagtacttttgtaaaataagtagtttgtgtttggccgATTCGTTTGAATAGTGCTTTTTGCAAGCTCATCgtgtttggccaatcttttaaaaaaaatatttttaagtatcaagaaaaaaaatagtaaaggttCAATTTGCGATTAGTATTAtttagaaatgaaaaataaatttaaacatttattagaaaagaattcaattaaaatataaaacgtaaagtaaaaaatataatttaaaaattctaattaatataaaatatagttattccaaagcaataataatgagtgtttggtattacttattatttacatgataatttaaatatatcaaagtaCATCATTCaatataatattaaaatctaCTCTTAAGAATaggagaaagagaataaaaatttgattaaaataaaaaagagaataaatgtatagcagaaaaaaaaggaaaaggaaaaggaaaagaaaaataaattaatgagggataatttgaaaaatatagatTTATTGTAAggttatttttgtcttgaatGAATTAactttctgcttctgcttctgttttttggaagaagctagaatttgtGGGAAAAACTGCTTCTGCTGCTGCTAAGATATACTTTTTCattttggccaaacaccttaaatttttcaaaaagtacttttttggccaaaaaaatatttttgacctcttagaagcttggccaaacaggctctaaGTCTTCCTCTCACCATCAATTATCGGTATTTCACAATTATTAGACAAGATAAGACTTCTATTTGTGTCTGTTCACTTTACCTTAATTAATTTGTAGTTCACATTCAAGTGCGACGTAAAAGATAGCATTTTAGACACAAATgaggaaaaaaaaacaatatGAAACCACCTAACGCAAGATCAATGGACAACACTCATATTGTGAaatacatattaattaattgtatTTCAAGTGGTAAAAGTATATTTAGAAGATGTACTGACATTTATTCATTGATTTAGCATAAATACCATGtatggattattttaattttcttgagccgagggttttttcggaaacatcctctctactccttcggggtaggggtaaggtctgcgtacacactaccctcctcagaccccactaatgGGATTTTGCTGGGTTGTTGTCGTTGTGTTGTTGTAGAGTTATCATATGTCTATTAAATAAAAGTAAGGTCAACAATGGGGATGTAGCTCAAATGGTAGAGCATGCGAGAGGTATGGGGATCGATACCCCGCATctccatatatattttatattttctttctttttaattggACAGTATTCGTATCATCTGCTTTTGAGTGATGCTAGCTGATTGCCGAACGCGAGTAATTCCAAATTCTTGAACCTTTCTGTTTTCACGTGGAGCTCCAAATTTGTTTCTATTTTGCCTTTGCtcaattaattttaattttctcTGGAAACACAAGGCCTGAGGAGTTGAGACCTTGTAAAATATGGAGCACTATGTAGTTACGTTTTGTAACTCTTGAAAGAGAGAAAAGACAGTAATATTCATTTGAGATTGCATTGTTAGAAGGAAGTCTAAATAGGATATAGAAACAATCAGCATTAATATTACCTTTATATTAGTTGTTTAACCTACTGCAACCTGTTCCTTATCCGGATTTGGAATCAATAAAGGCAATCTCACACAGGTGTAATTATAGACTTGAAACCAACAATATGAGCATTAACGCACAGACATAATCGTTATTATCGTGAAAAATGCTGACAGAAAAAAGGGAAAACGCAATACTGGTAGGAAATAGCAAGATTTTAGATTTATCTATGGAGGTTAGTGGTTTAAGTATATctctaaaaatattatttaaatgtACCCATTTATCCTGCTTATTTGAATGACGCGTGGATTTAGCCAAACATATCCTGCAAATTAAGAAAAGCCAAGGACAAAGGGCATCAGTATGCTAATTTAATGATAGAAAACTAGTATAGCGTTAGAAGAAAAGACAAGATTTATTTGTGGTCCATCACTTCACTATAATTCGGATATAATCAGACTCTAATATAAATATCGGACATCGAgcgaaaaatcaaaaatacaaaaaatgtttCAATCCACTCGTTAGCACTTCGCGTTCATATATGCAGTGTCCCGAAAAAGGCCACGTTCATATATACAAGGTCCAGAAAAGGCCGTATTTATATATACAGAGTTCCGGGAAAGACTGCTATCTCAAAAGAAATTTGAATAAATGGGTAAAGATAAACTTGGAGTGTTTATGAGGTGGGCCTCAAACAAATACTCCTCTTGTCCTGTTGGGCAGTGATGTTTTCACTTTCTTTGAAAACTAATAGGAAAAAAGACAAGCTATATAGAGGCAGTTAAAACACAATCCAAAGACTACAATAAATTTACATCTAATAAAAGCAACAAGGTAAAAACTCCTATGAAAAAGACAAATAGAGCCAATTAAAACACAATCccaaagataaaaagaaagaaagtaacCTCTTATACTTACCATTCACCCGAGTAATTTCTACCTATATTGcttgaactttttaaaaatattattgcaTTATATTCTTATCAAATTCTTCAAAGAAACATTATTTTCGAGAATTCGACACGAACCTAGCAACATTTTGAAGAATATAGCCTACAATTACAACATAAGCCTAATATTggtgtaacaaaaaaaaatctttatctTACAAATATTATCAaacaagtctcaaaaccaacACAAAACTTCTAATTTATCATGATTCAGTCTTCAAAAATTACCcggaaaaaaaaagtgaattaaAAATCTACCGACCATCTAAGGTTTGCATTTGCAGTCTCTCTGCTTCTGTCTGCATTCCCAACATCCTTATTCTCAACTGAAGTTGTGCTGCAGCTGTCAAAAACCTCAAACTCTGCAAAGGATTTAATATCCCCACCACCCTCTCTGCTGTTCTTGTCCTTAATTTATCTGCATCTGTTATCACATTTTCTAGAGCTGATCTTAGTGTCTCTATGTTTTCATCCACTTCTCTTATTTTTCCACCATCCCCTGTTATaacataatttaattaaataaataattatgatgACTCTCTTTAATAGCTtaaacttttaaataaaatgattgCGCATTGTATTACATCATGAAATTAGAGTGGACAAAATGTCCTAGGTTCAAACCTCAGGGTCATCCAACAAGCAAAATACTATTTGGTACGTGAAAAGGAAATCAGGCTCACACGTGATGAAGACATAACATGATTAAGTACTCCCTAAAGTACTTTGAAATGCCGTTTAAGGTTTTTGACAGACTCgttaagaaaattatttgatGACATGAATCATATAAGAGCTATTTAACTAAAATTGAAATGTTTTTAAAAAGATAGTATAaaatgatttattgaagaaaaaaTAGTTAATGGTTTCTTAAAACAACATTTATTTTCAACCAAATTTGTTTGGGTATAACAATATTTAGGAAGGACCAAagtaacccaaaaaaaaaaaaaaaccaggcCGGTAAATTAAGAGCCCGTTCGGCTTAGCTGATTTAGAGAAGCTGATAAACATTAGGTGctgaaaaacacttttaagtgctgaagctgatttaaaaaataagcagttacgtgtttggataaaagtgctgaaattaataataagcagctgaagaacggggtatacgaagagttttgtttaaaaagaaatattttagggatagaatagtaaatattttggtcaaacctaaagtgcttataagctgaaatttgataagttggaggagaccaacttatggcttttggcttatttttggccTATaagtacttttaattttaccaaacgcgtaaataaaccaaaaaatgtttataagccagtttgaccagcttataagcttagccaaacactctCTAATCCTCCCGCTATGCGGGATCCGGGAGGAGCCAGACCACTAAGATCTATTATACGCAATTTTATCCCTCCTTTTTGCGGGAGGCTATTTTCATGGCTTCAAACCTGTGATCTTCTGATCACATGGCGAAAATTTTACCAGTGCCAAAATATGctttatataaaaaatttaatttttatacgAGATAGTCTTACAATTCAATACCTCGCAGGAGATGAACTCCGAACTGTTGTGCTAGTCCCATAAATGGAGGGGCTGCCACACTTTCTTGAATTTTCGCCAACTCATCCATAAGATTCTTCTCTTGAACccttgtttcaaatttgagcctATTAATTCTCTCTACTTGATTTTGACTCAAATCATCTACAGAATTCATTACCAAGGAAAAAGCTAAACCCGGTTTAAACCCTGCAATCCATAAGTAACTTTTTTCTAATGGAGTAAACCATGCAGGAGAAAACACATTGAATACATTTCTATGAGacattcttgatttttcttcaaaGTATTCTTGATAATGAGCTAGGACACCAGATATAAGGTTTTTAATAACACCCTCTTGTGATTCATCGAATGTGTTTTGTGCTATTATAAGTTCATTCAAGAATTGTTCTTGGCGTAATAACCAGCCTTGAAAAAAAGCCTCAAATGAACCAACAGTAATGTTGTTTCCAAATGAGCCAGGTGGCGccatatttgttttttctttcctgAGTTCTAAGAAGGGATGtaaaaaaaagaaacagaataaGCAGAGAGTAGAAGAATAGAAAGAAAGTGGTGACAGTACTAGTgatgaaagagagagagatatagtGTAGGGTGTATTAAAGAGGGAATTTGGTtacaataaatatacaaaaattgaTGAAAAGGGGTTTGTATTTTAGTGAGGATTGAAATGAATccctatatttttttctttttgttgttggcCTGGTGTGTTGATCGATTATAAAGAATTCTCTGGAAACTTCTGGACTATATGTATCAAGTGAGGTGTCGAAAGAGGTATACTAGCAGTGTGCGAAGTCAAAATTTTCATTAAGAATGATTAACTTCTATAAAAATAAGCTAAATCAAGCTTCTGTTTCAGTTCAAGGAAATTCGACCGTTATACTTAatgcattttattattttcagctTGTAATATATCTTGCATAATAAATGAATTTTTTTAGCAAGCGGTATTATTTGAACCCCTTGATTTTAAGGTAGCTCCACCCCTAACACTAGGCAATAAGAAGAAAGAGACACTTGGCGATCCTACTTGGCTTCATAAGATGAGTTCAAAAAGTTCTAT includes these proteins:
- the LOC107781412 gene encoding protein ZW2-like codes for the protein MAPPGSFGNNITVGSFEAFFQGWLLRQEQFLNELIIAQNTFDESQEGVIKNLISGVLAHYQEYFEEKSRMSHRNVFNVFSPAWFTPLEKSYLWIAGFKPGLAFSLVMNSVDDLSQNQVERINRLKFETRVQEKNLMDELAKIQESVAAPPFMGLAQQFGVHLLRGDGGKIREVDENIETLRSALENVITDADKLRTRTAERVVGILNPLQSLRFLTAAAQLQLRIRMLGMQTEAERLQMQTLDGYVWLNPRVIQISRINGYI